A stretch of Bradyrhizobium sp. CCBAU 53338 DNA encodes these proteins:
- a CDS encoding SPW repeat protein, translated as MSKLQERETAPDVYNLLLAAVLFVSPWLFKLTNSQGKIDLWVTSAIIVVLSLAAIIAYRDWEEWINVLMGVWLIASPWLLGFPHTRAMHLSIGFGIAIVLLALLDLFLHYEKRHPDDALAEARRKSVRQ; from the coding sequence ATGAGCAAGCTGCAAGAGCGCGAAACGGCCCCTGACGTCTACAATCTCCTTCTGGCAGCCGTCCTCTTCGTATCGCCGTGGCTGTTCAAGCTGACCAATAGCCAGGGCAAGATCGACCTGTGGGTCACGAGCGCCATCATCGTCGTGCTCTCGCTGGCAGCCATCATTGCCTACCGGGACTGGGAGGAATGGATCAACGTCCTGATGGGCGTCTGGCTCATCGCATCGCCCTGGCTGCTCGGATTTCCGCATACGCGGGCGATGCACCTGAGCATCGGCTTCGGTATCGCCATCGTGCTCCTGGCGCTGCTCGATCTCTTTCTGCACTACGAAAAGAGGCATCCGGACGACGCTCTCGCGGAAGCGCGGCGGAAAAGCGTCCGCCAGTAG
- the pcaH gene encoding protocatechuate 3,4-dioxygenase subunit beta has protein sequence MNVQAPALRDPRLNSPEPFTPRDGGFFQRDRTIHPPAYAPGYKSSVLRSPRQALLSLENSVSEITGPVFGHNDLGALDNDLIRNYAKDGDPVGERIIVHGRVLDETGRGVPNTLVEFWQANAGGRYRHKKDTYLAPIDPNFGGCGRALTDDTGYYYFRTVKPGPYPWRNFVNSWRPAHIHFSVFGSGFAQRLITQMYFEGDPLIPVCPILTTIPDKDALDRLVAPLDLNASTPFDSLAYRFDIVLRGQRSTYFENRPEGN, from the coding sequence ATGAATGTCCAGGCGCCAGCCTTACGGGATCCTCGCCTCAACAGCCCCGAGCCGTTCACCCCGCGCGACGGCGGCTTTTTCCAGCGCGACCGCACCATCCATCCGCCGGCATACGCGCCCGGCTACAAATCCTCGGTGCTGCGCTCGCCGCGCCAGGCGCTGCTGTCGCTCGAGAACTCGGTCTCGGAGATCACGGGACCGGTGTTCGGCCACAACGATCTCGGGGCGCTCGACAACGATCTGATCCGCAACTACGCCAAGGACGGCGATCCCGTCGGCGAGCGCATCATCGTCCATGGCCGCGTTCTCGACGAGACCGGCCGCGGCGTGCCGAACACCCTGGTCGAGTTTTGGCAGGCCAATGCCGGCGGCCGCTACCGGCATAAGAAAGATACCTATCTGGCGCCGATCGATCCGAATTTCGGCGGCTGCGGCCGCGCGCTGACCGACGACACCGGCTATTACTATTTCCGCACCGTGAAGCCGGGCCCGTATCCCTGGCGCAACTTCGTCAACAGCTGGCGTCCAGCACACATCCACTTCTCGGTGTTCGGCTCGGGCTTTGCGCAGCGGCTGATCACGCAGATGTACTTCGAGGGCGATCCCCTGATCCCGGTCTGTCCGATCCTGACGACGATCCCGGACAAGGACGCGCTCGATCGCCTGGTGGCGCCGCTCGATCTCAACGCCTCGACGCCGTTCGACTCGCTCGCCTACCGCTTCGACATCGTGCTGCGAGGCCAGCGCTCCACCTATTTCGAAAATCGTCCCGAAGGCAACTGA
- the pncB gene encoding nicotinate phosphoribosyltransferase yields the protein MTVTDIASRTYNHSWRLDPIIRSLLDTDFYKLLMLQMIREDYPDQQVTFSVINRSRHVRLAETIDEGELRAQLDHARTIRFTKKELIWLAGNTFYGKTHMFSADFIRWLAEFRLPEYELRKVAGQYELHFHGPWTHTTMWEIPALAILNELRSRSAMKGRGRFELDVLYARAKAKLWTKVERLRKLENLRLSDFGTRRRHGFLWQRWCVEAVKEGLGSSFIGTSNVLLAMDNDLEAIGTNAHELPMVAAALAKDDEELRWAPYRILDQWRQTYGGNLLIALPDAFGTKAFLRDAPEWVADWTGFRPDSAPPIQAGEEIVAWWEKKGRNPRDKLLVFSDAMDVGSIEETYHHFAGRVRLSFGWGTNLTNDFVGCAPDGSFNLDPISLVCKVSSVDGHPAVKLSDNPEKATGMPSEIERYLRVFGDAGRVRKPVLV from the coding sequence ATGACAGTGACCGACATTGCGAGCCGAACCTACAATCATAGCTGGCGGCTGGATCCCATCATCCGCAGCCTGCTTGATACCGACTTCTATAAGCTATTGATGTTACAGATGATTCGGGAAGACTACCCGGATCAGCAGGTGACCTTCTCGGTCATCAACCGCTCGCGCCATGTGCGCCTTGCGGAGACCATCGACGAAGGAGAGCTGCGCGCCCAGCTCGACCACGCCCGCACCATCCGCTTCACCAAGAAAGAGCTGATCTGGCTCGCCGGCAACACCTTCTACGGCAAGACCCACATGTTCTCGGCGGACTTCATCCGCTGGCTCGCCGAATTCCGCCTTCCCGAATACGAGCTGCGCAAGGTCGCGGGCCAGTACGAGCTGCATTTCCACGGGCCGTGGACCCACACCACGATGTGGGAGATTCCCGCGCTCGCCATCCTCAACGAATTGCGCTCGCGGTCGGCAATGAAGGGCCGCGGCCGCTTCGAGCTCGACGTGCTCTATGCCCGCGCCAAGGCCAAGCTGTGGACCAAGGTCGAGCGGCTGCGCAAGCTGGAGAATCTGCGGCTGTCCGACTTCGGCACCCGCCGCCGCCACGGCTTCCTCTGGCAGCGCTGGTGCGTGGAAGCGGTGAAGGAAGGCCTTGGTTCATCCTTCATCGGCACCTCCAACGTGCTGCTCGCGATGGACAACGATCTCGAAGCCATCGGCACCAACGCGCACGAGCTGCCGATGGTCGCGGCCGCGCTCGCCAAGGACGACGAGGAGTTGCGCTGGGCGCCCTATCGCATCCTCGATCAGTGGCGTCAGACTTATGGCGGCAATCTGCTGATCGCGCTGCCCGACGCCTTCGGCACGAAGGCGTTCCTGCGCGATGCGCCGGAATGGGTGGCCGATTGGACCGGCTTCCGCCCCGACAGCGCGCCGCCGATCCAGGCCGGCGAAGAGATCGTGGCCTGGTGGGAGAAGAAGGGCCGCAATCCCAGGGACAAGCTGCTGGTGTTCTCCGATGCGATGGACGTCGGCTCGATCGAGGAGACCTACCACCACTTCGCCGGCCGCGTGCGGCTCTCGTTCGGCTGGGGCACCAACCTCACCAACGATTTCGTCGGCTGCGCGCCGGACGGCTCGTTCAACCTCGATCCGATCTCGCTGGTCTGCAAGGTGTCGTCGGTCGACGGACATCCGGCCGTCAAGCTCTCAGACAATCCGGAGAAGGCGACCGGAATGCCCTCGGAGATCGAGCGGTACTTGCGCGTCTTCGGCGATGCCGGCCGCGTCCGCAAGCCGGTGCTGGTGTAG
- a CDS encoding helix-turn-helix domain-containing protein — MEGFAIVLYYSNMRTAAPAPAIRVYNLFGEAGDLPDVVHCETIASRSVLHDWTLAVHRHARLHQVLLIERGGGEATLDGRVVPLKPMQIVNVPVGHVHGFSFVPGTEGWVLTIAAEILDEVLLAAEGLRGVLSQSAVVRGTPQIRATMKQIFAEHAARDFGRAHVLRALSAAMIGLVARALTGESGGGGNAETNLFRRFEASLEQHHLERWTVADYAKALAITPTHLNRVTRAATGDTASHLILNRLIREARRNLVYTNLPVSTIAYALGFEDPAYFSRVYAAATGLSPRAFRTQLHGDEA, encoded by the coding sequence ATGGAGGGTTTTGCCATTGTCTTGTACTATTCGAACATGAGGACAGCAGCCCCCGCCCCGGCCATCCGGGTCTACAACCTGTTCGGCGAAGCCGGCGACCTGCCGGACGTGGTCCATTGCGAGACGATTGCGTCCCGCTCGGTGCTGCACGACTGGACGCTCGCCGTGCACCGGCATGCCCGGCTGCACCAGGTGCTGCTGATCGAGCGCGGCGGCGGCGAGGCGACGCTCGACGGGCGCGTGGTGCCGCTCAAGCCGATGCAGATCGTCAACGTGCCGGTCGGCCATGTCCACGGCTTCAGCTTCGTGCCCGGAACCGAAGGCTGGGTGCTGACCATCGCCGCTGAAATCCTTGACGAGGTCCTGCTCGCGGCAGAAGGGCTGCGCGGCGTCCTGTCGCAATCGGCCGTGGTGCGCGGCACGCCGCAGATCCGCGCCACCATGAAGCAGATCTTTGCCGAGCACGCCGCGCGCGATTTCGGCCGCGCCCATGTGCTGCGCGCGCTGTCGGCGGCCATGATCGGCCTCGTCGCACGTGCCCTCACCGGCGAGAGCGGCGGCGGCGGCAATGCCGAGACAAACCTGTTCCGCCGCTTCGAAGCCTCGCTCGAACAGCATCATCTGGAGCGCTGGACGGTGGCCGACTATGCGAAGGCACTCGCCATCACGCCGACCCATCTCAATCGTGTCACGCGCGCGGCGACCGGCGACACCGCCTCGCATCTGATCCTGAACCGGCTGATCCGCGAGGCGCGGCGCAACCTCGTCTACACCAACCTGCCGGTCTCGACGATCGCCTATGCCCTTGGCTTCGAGGACCCCGCCTATTTCAGCCGGGTTTATGCCGCAGCTACGGGACTGTCGCCGCGTGCCTTTCGGACGCAGCTTCATGGCGACGAAGCCTGA
- a CDS encoding response regulator, translated as MATILTVDDSPSIRQMIKVVLEPAGHSVIEAGDGAQGLAKAQAGKLDLVITDLNMPVMNGLELIKALRKLPSAVGMPIVFLTTESNDAVKQEAKSAGATGWITKPFKPEQLLAVVAKLVRA; from the coding sequence ATGGCCACGATTCTCACGGTCGACGATTCCCCCAGCATCCGTCAGATGATCAAGGTCGTGCTGGAGCCGGCGGGTCACAGCGTGATCGAGGCCGGCGACGGGGCGCAAGGCCTCGCCAAGGCGCAGGCCGGCAAGCTCGACCTCGTCATCACCGACCTCAACATGCCCGTCATGAACGGGCTGGAGCTGATCAAGGCGCTGCGCAAGCTGCCGAGCGCGGTCGGCATGCCGATCGTGTTCCTGACCACCGAATCCAACGACGCGGTGAAGCAGGAGGCCAAGAGCGCCGGCGCCACCGGCTGGATCACCAAACCGTTCAAGCCCGAGCAACTGCTCGCCGTCGTCGCAAAACTGGTGCGCGCATGA
- a CDS encoding adenylate/guanylate cyclase domain-containing protein, whose protein sequence is MRRIGKRDIVAAILIALFTGAAFTCPPFQRLQGLSLDILTALRWTMFGDHRDPATSPVVVVAIDGETYETPPFKGSPTQTWTREIGRVLGSIAEGGAKVIGFDVIFPSSIEQSEIPFGDVSFGSRVRGFDRDYLIALRKLSDSGKLVLGEILSNDHPDRPDRAQQLAVKNNIRALNVHTDPDNVIRRMPLSFSIEGQPMPAMAVELAARSLGVKPEAGPTGITSLSGYAVPGAVPNTLTLNFRGMGHDVPAYSFADLRACAEKGDIDFFRRAFDGKIVLLGSILNFEDRKLTSMHLGRGYDGGPAARCALPAPASAAKQARSAVAGVFVHATAVRNLLEHDAVTELTFSLRTILTIVFAAIIAAAACLLAPTGAAITWLGLAVAYAAVAVGTFAHAIALPLTEPVLAGLTALAMMIGYRFVIADREERFLRKSFAFYLAPEVIDGMVASGKMPVLGGEMRNITMFFSDLSGFSSIAEKMTPAELVALMNDYLSAMTDIIESHGGYVDKYIGDSIVAMFGAPAVDPDHAQHAVAAALQCRDRLDELNDSHPAFRGRGLAHRIGLNSGEAVVGNIGSRRRFNYTVMSDTVNLASRLEGANKYFGTVIMASEATVNQSRSAYVWRELDMVRVQGRDEPIRVYEPLAEKSQQTQEQGIRAATYAKALACWRARDFAKAAELFESAGGDDPPCRYFAKRARIMATNPPAADWTPVNTLEGK, encoded by the coding sequence ATGCGGCGGATCGGCAAGCGGGACATCGTTGCGGCGATCCTGATTGCGCTCTTTACGGGCGCGGCTTTCACGTGCCCTCCGTTCCAGCGGCTGCAAGGGCTCTCGCTCGACATTCTCACGGCCTTGCGCTGGACAATGTTCGGCGACCATCGTGATCCCGCGACGTCGCCGGTCGTCGTCGTGGCGATTGACGGAGAGACCTACGAGACGCCGCCCTTCAAGGGATCGCCGACGCAAACCTGGACGCGCGAGATCGGCAGGGTGCTCGGCAGCATTGCCGAGGGGGGCGCCAAGGTCATCGGATTCGACGTCATCTTTCCGAGCTCGATCGAGCAGTCGGAGATTCCCTTTGGCGATGTGTCGTTCGGCAGCCGCGTGAGGGGATTTGACCGGGACTATCTGATCGCGCTCAGGAAGCTCTCCGACAGCGGCAAGCTCGTGCTTGGCGAGATTCTCAGCAATGACCATCCGGACAGGCCCGATCGCGCGCAGCAACTGGCGGTGAAAAACAACATCCGCGCCCTCAACGTCCATACCGACCCCGACAACGTCATCCGGCGGATGCCGCTGAGCTTCTCGATCGAGGGGCAGCCGATGCCCGCGATGGCCGTCGAACTCGCTGCGCGATCGCTCGGCGTCAAGCCCGAGGCCGGCCCCACCGGGATAACGAGCTTGTCCGGCTACGCGGTCCCGGGCGCGGTGCCCAACACCCTCACCCTCAACTTCCGCGGCATGGGCCACGACGTTCCCGCTTATTCCTTCGCCGATCTGCGCGCCTGCGCCGAGAAGGGAGACATCGACTTCTTCCGCCGTGCCTTCGACGGCAAGATCGTGCTGCTCGGCAGCATCCTCAATTTCGAAGACCGCAAGCTCACGTCGATGCACCTGGGCCGCGGTTATGACGGAGGACCGGCGGCGCGATGCGCTCTGCCCGCCCCTGCGAGCGCTGCGAAACAAGCCCGTAGCGCGGTTGCCGGCGTCTTCGTCCATGCCACTGCTGTACGAAATCTGCTCGAGCATGACGCCGTCACCGAGCTCACCTTCTCGCTGCGGACGATCCTGACGATCGTGTTCGCGGCGATCATTGCCGCTGCCGCCTGCCTGCTCGCTCCGACCGGCGCGGCGATCACCTGGCTCGGACTCGCCGTCGCCTACGCTGCCGTCGCCGTCGGCACATTCGCGCACGCCATCGCGTTGCCCCTGACCGAGCCCGTGCTCGCGGGTCTCACAGCGCTCGCGATGATGATCGGCTACCGCTTCGTGATCGCCGACCGCGAGGAGCGTTTCCTGCGCAAGAGCTTTGCATTCTATCTCGCGCCCGAGGTGATCGACGGCATGGTCGCCTCCGGCAAGATGCCGGTGCTCGGCGGCGAGATGCGCAACATCACCATGTTCTTCTCGGACCTCAGCGGCTTCTCCTCGATTGCCGAGAAGATGACGCCGGCAGAGCTGGTCGCATTGATGAACGACTATCTCTCGGCCATGACCGACATCATCGAAAGCCATGGCGGCTATGTCGACAAATATATCGGCGATTCCATCGTCGCGATGTTCGGTGCGCCGGCCGTCGATCCCGATCATGCGCAGCACGCGGTGGCGGCAGCGCTGCAATGCCGCGACCGGCTCGACGAGCTCAACGACAGCCATCCCGCGTTTCGGGGCCGCGGTCTCGCCCACCGCATCGGGCTGAACAGCGGCGAAGCGGTGGTCGGCAATATCGGCTCGCGCCGGCGCTTCAACTACACCGTCATGAGCGACACCGTGAACCTGGCTTCACGGCTCGAAGGCGCGAACAAGTATTTCGGCACCGTGATCATGGCCTCCGAGGCAACCGTGAACCAGAGCCGCAGCGCCTATGTCTGGCGCGAGCTGGACATGGTCAGGGTGCAGGGACGCGACGAGCCGATCAGGGTATACGAGCCGCTCGCCGAGAAGAGCCAGCAGACGCAGGAGCAAGGCATTCGCGCGGCGACTTATGCCAAGGCACTAGCGTGCTGGCGCGCCCGCGACTTCGCAAAAGCTGCCGAGCTGTTTGAAAGTGCCGGCGGAGACGATCCGCCGTGCCGATACTTCGCCAAACGTGCGCGGATCATGGCGACCAATCCACCGGCGGCCGACTGGACGCCGGTGAATACGCTGGAAGGGAAGTAG
- a CDS encoding HD domain-containing phosphohydrolase has product MLTQALLVDDSRSVLNFLKRHIEAEGLVEATTFLDPVAALACARERVFDLVLVDYEMPHMDGISFIRAFRTLPGCADIPIAMITSRQTDDLKMEALQAGATDFLPKAPQSVEMTVRLRNLIQLGAAVRKLNDRAAHLASDVAAATRKLGEREEEIILRLALAVEYRDNDTGEHTLRVARYSRIIAEQLGLPARLCRDIYLAAPLHDVGKVAIPDNILLKPGKLTDDEMAVIRTHATIGGKILADSSCELIQLGAQIAAGHHERWDGAGYPNGLEADEIPVAARVVAVADVFDALTTKRPYKEPMPLDVARAYMVENQGRQFDPACVEAFLSRWEEVVAIATGQTATPLQKSEAALAPIIYRATGSRSDQDRSPETAPAL; this is encoded by the coding sequence ATGCTGACCCAAGCGCTTCTGGTTGATGACAGCCGCTCTGTCCTCAATTTCCTGAAACGTCATATCGAAGCGGAGGGGCTCGTCGAGGCCACGACCTTCCTCGATCCCGTCGCGGCGCTGGCTTGCGCGCGCGAGCGCGTGTTCGATCTCGTTCTGGTCGACTACGAAATGCCGCACATGGACGGCATCAGCTTCATCCGCGCGTTTCGTACACTGCCGGGATGCGCCGATATTCCGATCGCGATGATCACATCGCGGCAGACTGACGACCTCAAAATGGAAGCGCTGCAGGCGGGTGCAACCGATTTCCTGCCCAAGGCACCGCAGAGCGTCGAGATGACGGTGCGCTTGCGGAATTTGATTCAGCTTGGTGCAGCCGTACGCAAGCTCAACGATCGCGCGGCGCATTTGGCGAGCGACGTCGCGGCCGCCACCCGCAAGCTCGGCGAGCGTGAGGAGGAGATCATCCTGCGGCTCGCGCTCGCGGTCGAATATCGCGACAACGACACCGGCGAGCACACGCTGCGCGTCGCCCGCTACAGCCGGATCATCGCCGAGCAACTCGGTCTCCCTGCCCGGCTCTGCCGCGACATCTATCTCGCCGCGCCCCTGCACGACGTCGGCAAGGTTGCCATTCCCGACAATATCCTGCTCAAGCCCGGCAAGCTGACCGACGACGAGATGGCGGTGATCCGCACCCATGCGACGATCGGCGGGAAGATCCTCGCCGATTCGAGTTGCGAGCTGATCCAGCTCGGCGCGCAGATTGCTGCAGGCCATCACGAGCGCTGGGACGGCGCCGGCTATCCGAACGGCCTCGAGGCGGACGAGATCCCTGTCGCCGCGCGCGTGGTCGCGGTCGCGGACGTGTTCGACGCCCTGACGACCAAACGCCCATATAAAGAGCCGATGCCGCTGGACGTCGCACGCGCCTACATGGTCGAAAACCAGGGACGGCAGTTCGACCCGGCCTGCGTTGAAGCCTTTCTGTCGCGCTGGGAAGAGGTCGTGGCGATCGCTACCGGGCAGACCGCGACACCCCTGCAGAAATCCGAGGCGGCCCTCGCACCCATTATATATCGAGCCACTGGGAGCCGTTCGGACCAGGACCGCTCGCCCGAAACCGCCCCGGCGCTCTGA
- the pobA gene encoding 4-hydroxybenzoate 3-monooxygenase, with amino-acid sequence MKVQVCIIGGGPSGLLLSQLLHLKGIDTIVLEKSSRDHVLARIRAGVLEHGFARLMREAQCGERMDREGEIHNGFEIAHDGVLSHIDLHKHSGGNSVLVYGQTELTRDLYEARDRLSGKVVHNAEDVTPHDLASDRPYVTYRANGATVRVDCDYIVGADGFHGVSRKSIPKDVLREYEKVYPFGWLGVLSRTKPVSPELIYVKHDRGFALCSLRSQVLSRYYVQVPLTDKVEDWSDDAFWAELKRRLPDDVAARLVTGPSIEKSIAPLRSFVAEPMSFGRLFLAGDAAHIVPPTGARGLNSAASDIHYLYHAMLAHYQNGDDSGLKGYSAKALARIWKAQRFSWWMTMMLHRFPDRSEYEDRLQQTELDYLLSSETAQRLLAENYVGLPF; translated from the coding sequence ATGAAAGTTCAGGTCTGCATCATCGGCGGCGGGCCGTCCGGGCTGTTGCTGTCCCAGCTTCTGCATCTGAAGGGCATCGACACGATCGTGCTGGAGAAGTCCAGCCGCGACCACGTGCTGGCTCGCATTCGTGCCGGTGTGCTGGAGCACGGCTTTGCCAGGCTGATGCGCGAGGCGCAATGCGGCGAGCGGATGGACCGCGAGGGCGAGATCCACAACGGCTTCGAGATCGCCCATGACGGCGTGCTCTCCCATATCGATCTGCACAAGCATTCCGGCGGCAATTCGGTGCTGGTCTACGGCCAGACGGAGCTGACGCGCGACCTCTACGAGGCGCGCGACCGGCTCAGTGGCAAGGTGGTGCACAATGCCGAGGACGTGACGCCGCATGACCTGGCGTCGGATCGGCCTTACGTGACGTACCGCGCGAACGGCGCGACAGTTCGCGTCGATTGCGATTACATCGTCGGCGCCGACGGCTTTCACGGCGTCAGCCGCAAGTCGATCCCGAAGGACGTGCTGCGCGAATACGAGAAGGTCTACCCGTTCGGCTGGCTAGGGGTGCTATCGCGCACCAAGCCGGTGTCGCCGGAACTGATCTATGTGAAGCACGATCGCGGTTTCGCACTCTGCTCCCTGCGCTCACAGGTGCTGAGCCGCTATTATGTCCAGGTGCCGCTCACCGACAAGGTCGAGGACTGGTCGGACGACGCGTTCTGGGCCGAGCTGAAGCGTCGCCTGCCGGACGACGTCGCTGCGCGATTGGTGACCGGTCCCTCGATCGAGAAGAGCATTGCGCCGCTCCGCAGCTTCGTTGCCGAGCCGATGAGTTTCGGCCGCCTGTTCCTCGCTGGCGATGCTGCCCACATCGTGCCGCCGACCGGCGCACGCGGGCTGAACAGCGCGGCCTCGGACATCCATTATCTCTATCACGCGATGCTCGCCCATTATCAGAATGGCGACGATTCCGGGCTGAAAGGCTATTCCGCAAAGGCGCTGGCGCGGATATGGAAGGCGCAGCGCTTCTCCTGGTGGATGACGATGATGCTGCATCGTTTCCCCGATCGCTCCGAGTATGAAGACCGGCTCCAGCAGACGGAGCTGGACTATCTGCTCTCGTCGGAGACGGCGCAGCGGTTGCTCGCAGAGAACTACGTGGGGCTACCGTTCTAG
- the pcaG gene encoding protocatechuate 3,4-dioxygenase subunit alpha, producing the protein MPQPLDYLKETASQTAGPYVHIGLIPAMAGFDIFEKNFSNVLVTPNTQGERITLEGKVLDGSGSPLRDVLLEIWQANAAGRYNHPADRSVGALDEEFRGWGRGGSDFESGVVTFETIKPGAITDKAGRKCAPHVNVWIVARGINIGLNTRLYFSDEEAANAADPVLNLVEPQVRRKTLIATRSERAGKVVYSFTINLQGPDETVFFDV; encoded by the coding sequence ATGCCGCAGCCGCTCGACTATCTCAAGGAAACCGCCTCGCAGACCGCCGGCCCTTACGTCCATATCGGCCTGATTCCGGCCATGGCCGGCTTCGACATTTTCGAGAAGAACTTTTCCAACGTGCTGGTGACGCCGAACACGCAAGGCGAGCGCATCACGCTGGAAGGCAAGGTGCTCGACGGCAGCGGCTCGCCGCTGCGCGATGTGCTGCTCGAGATCTGGCAGGCCAACGCGGCCGGTCGCTACAATCATCCGGCCGATCGTTCCGTCGGCGCGCTGGATGAGGAGTTTCGCGGCTGGGGCCGCGGCGGCTCCGATTTTGAAAGTGGCGTCGTCACCTTCGAGACCATCAAGCCGGGCGCCATCACCGACAAGGCGGGACGCAAATGCGCGCCGCACGTCAATGTCTGGATCGTCGCGCGCGGCATCAATATCGGCCTCAACACGCGTCTGTATTTCTCCGACGAGGAAGCCGCCAACGCCGCCGATCCCGTGCTCAACCTGGTCGAGCCGCAGGTGCGTCGCAAGACGCTGATCGCAACGCGTAGCGAGCGGGCCGGCAAGGTCGTGTATTCCTTCACGATCAATCTGCAGGGACCGGACGAGACGGTTTTCTTCGACGTCTGA
- a CDS encoding STAS domain-containing protein — protein MSSDVTEPKWSLRLPADCSIAAIRSVYDLIREAFGRQDRLEIDCSSVDKADVTSIQLLLSAAKTGDAQGRPVVLTSFSQSLRNTLRRAGFASDAMIDQHFPQKKDGI, from the coding sequence ATGTCGTCTGATGTCACTGAGCCGAAGTGGTCCCTACGGCTGCCTGCTGATTGCAGCATCGCTGCGATCCGCAGCGTGTATGACCTGATCCGCGAAGCGTTCGGCCGGCAGGACCGGCTCGAGATCGATTGCTCCAGCGTCGACAAGGCCGACGTGACCTCGATTCAGCTTCTGCTGTCGGCTGCCAAGACCGGCGATGCCCAAGGCCGCCCGGTGGTTCTGACCTCTTTCTCCCAGTCTCTGCGCAACACCCTTCGTCGTGCCGGCTTCGCCAGCGACGCGATGATCGATCAGCACTTCCCGCAAAAGAAAGATGGCATCTAA
- a CDS encoding LysR family transcriptional regulator: protein MHCMKEIDHLALDGHALELFLAVLEEGSVTAAATRLDLTQSAVSHGLNKLRRIAGDPLFAKSGRGIAATAHAQALAAKARALIDEMRSFAGGGTFEPASAQLSLTIAANDFQRDLLLPRFFGHVAAQVKSLNLRVIPSQSPSPATLRENRCDLLITPLPPVGVDIVQKRLLSDHYVCYFDPKARAAPPGRAAYLAARHITVVYTDNERLDFDRRLAANGFHRDIAISVPSFSGVPSFLRGSQMLASMPSLLASGVMHGFAHARIPLPSRTRTLAELPMFMVWHQRYQKDQAHRWVRAQLESVAATAAGG from the coding sequence ATGCATTGCATGAAGGAAATCGATCATTTGGCGCTCGACGGCCACGCCCTCGAACTGTTCCTGGCCGTCCTGGAGGAGGGCTCGGTGACCGCAGCCGCAACGCGCCTCGACCTGACGCAATCGGCGGTCAGTCACGGCCTGAACAAGCTGCGGCGGATCGCCGGCGATCCCCTGTTCGCGAAGTCCGGCCGCGGCATCGCCGCGACCGCCCATGCCCAGGCTCTGGCCGCGAAGGCGCGCGCGCTGATCGACGAGATGCGCAGCTTCGCCGGCGGCGGCACCTTCGAGCCGGCCAGCGCGCAGCTTTCGCTGACGATCGCCGCCAACGATTTCCAGCGTGACCTGCTGCTGCCGCGCTTCTTCGGGCATGTCGCCGCGCAGGTGAAAAGCCTCAATCTGCGCGTGATCCCATCGCAATCGCCCTCGCCCGCGACGCTGCGCGAAAATCGCTGCGACCTGCTGATCACCCCGCTGCCGCCTGTTGGCGTCGACATCGTGCAAAAGCGGCTGCTGAGCGATCATTACGTCTGCTATTTCGATCCCAAGGCGCGCGCCGCGCCGCCGGGCCGCGCCGCCTATCTCGCCGCACGCCACATCACCGTGGTCTATACCGACAACGAGCGGCTCGACTTCGATCGCCGGCTCGCTGCGAACGGCTTTCACCGCGACATCGCCATCTCAGTGCCGAGCTTCTCGGGCGTGCCGTCGTTCCTGCGCGGCTCGCAGATGCTGGCGAGCATGCCGAGCCTGCTCGCCTCCGGCGTAATGCACGGTTTTGCGCATGCGCGGATACCACTGCCCTCGCGCACCCGCACCCTGGCCGAGTTGCCGATGTTCATGGTCTGGCACCAGCGCTATCAGAAGGACCAGGCCCATCGCTGGGTCCGGGCGCAATTGGAGTCCGTGGCTGCGACGGCCGCGGGCGGCTGA